The Anaerolineales bacterium region TTCAAGGTCGGGGATCAGGTGTTCGCTTCCACCCTCACCGAGAATTTTGGCGGCTACGCAGAATACAAATCCTTCCCCGAAAACGGGATGATGGCGATCAAGCCAAATAATTTGACCTACGAAGAGGCTGCCGCCCTTCCCATCGGCGCGACCACTGCCCTGCGCCTGCTCCGTAAAGGAAACATCCAACGTGGACAAAAAGTGATGATCTATGGCGCATCCGGAAGTGTCGGCACGTATGCCGTGCAATTGGCAAAGTATTTTGGGGCAGAAGTGACCGGCGTATGCAGCGCGTCCAATTTGGAGTTAGTGAAATCTCTGGGCGCCGATCACGTTCTTGATTACACAAAAGAGGATTTCGCAACAATGGCAGAACGTTACGACGTCATCTTTGACGCTGTTGCCAAATTCCCAAAATCACAATACACGAAAGTTATCGCACCAAACGGGAAATTTGTATCGATGGCAAAACTGGACACTAAAGAAAGCATGGACAATCTGATCTTCGTCAAGGAACGGATCGAAAAGGGCGAGATCAAAGCAGTCATCGACCGGTGCTATCCGTTGGAGGATATGGTTGGGGCGCACCGTTACGTTGATGCAGGACGCAAAAAAGGCAATGTTGTCATCACAGTAAGGCATCCGAATGGAAAATGAACAACAATCAAACCTCAATCCGAGTCAAGTACCGATTTACACCTTCAAGATCAAAGGTCACTTAGGTCAACAGTGGTTGAACTGGTTCGAGGAATTTACTGTCGTACTTCAAGAAAATGGCAACACGCTACTCAGTGGACCTGTCGTAGATCAATCCGCATTGCATGGTATTTTGAAGAGAATTCGTGATCTGGGAATGCCATTGCTATCAGTCAACTCCACCGATTCTAACCGGGCATTTGATACGAATTCTGACGATGTAATAGGTGATTTATGAAGGTCAATCCATTTCTTAACCCTGAACGACAACTTCGTAATGGCTGGTGGATTCTGATCTTTTTTCTTGTGCTTGTCTTGCTGCTCTTCCCAACTCTGCAAACAGCACAACAGAACAACAAAGAGGTGTCCATAGGCTGGCAAGCCGTAATCGTTATCCTGGCATCGATTACCTGTCAACTATTACGACGAAGGCCAATGGCTGAATTATTTGGAAAATTCGATGTTCATTGGCTCAAGGAGTTATATGTTGGCGGCTTGATCGGCTTGGCGCTCATGCTAATCCCTGCGCTTATTTTGGGAATCTTTGGCTGGGTTCACTGGCAATGGAATCCTGAGGGTCTCTCAACCTTATCGTCAAGCTTATTGCTCTTTGCGGAAGTTGCCCTGGCAGAAGAATTGTTGTTCCGTGGATTTGTCTTTCAACGCCTAATCGCTGGGCTAGGTCAATGGTCAGCTCAACTGATCATTGCTGCCTTTTTCCTGCTGACCCATTTGAACAATCCAGGCATGATTGGCGCTGTCAAAGTGATGGCGAGCATGAACATTTTCCTCGCATCGATCGTATTCGGTCTGGCATTTATCCAGACAAAAAGCCTGGCGATGCCTCTTGGGCTGCATTTTATGGCGAACTTTGTCCAGGGCGGTATCCTTGGCTTTGGTGTGAGCGGCACAGAGCAATCAGGTTTATTTATCCCTGCTTTTGGAGAAGTCCCAGTATGGCTGACAGGTGGTCAA contains the following coding sequences:
- a CDS encoding NAD(P)-dependent alcohol dehydrogenase translates to MKAIVATQYGGPEVLQLKEVQKPTPKDDEILIKVHATTVTAADFRMRSFTVPAPLWIPARIALGITKPKQPIFGSELSGEVEAIGKKVTRFKVGDQVFASTLTENFGGYAEYKSFPENGMMAIKPNNLTYEEAAALPIGATTALRLLRKGNIQRGQKVMIYGASGSVGTYAVQLAKYFGAEVTGVCSASNLELVKSLGADHVLDYTKEDFATMAERYDVIFDAVAKFPKSQYTKVIAPNGKFVSMAKLDTKESMDNLIFVKERIEKGEIKAVIDRCYPLEDMVGAHRYVDAGRKKGNVVITVRHPNGK
- a CDS encoding CPBP family intramembrane metalloprotease → MKVNPFLNPERQLRNGWWILIFFLVLVLLLFPTLQTAQQNNKEVSIGWQAVIVILASITCQLLRRRPMAELFGKFDVHWLKELYVGGLIGLALMLIPALILGIFGWVHWQWNPEGLSTLSSSLLLFAEVALAEELLFRGFVFQRLIAGLGQWSAQLIIAAFFLLTHLNNPGMIGAVKVMASMNIFLASIVFGLAFIQTKSLAMPLGLHFMANFVQGGILGFGVSGTEQSGLFIPAFGEVPVWLTGGQFGLEASLPGLFCVAITLLLLYTRKQAN